The genomic interval tcttcttcaccATCATCTTCATCACCCTCCTCATCAATATCCTCCAAaccctcctcttcttcctcttcctcatcctcctcttcACCTTCTCCTTCTTCATCATCCATATCAGGGACCTTAAAGCACCACAGTTACATTAGTTACATCAAGTAGGCTATTATCCACCAGAAACCAACAAGCAAGgacaactttatttaaaaacaaaaaataaattgataaaatatacaaaatttaaagaaaaaacttaAAGTTAAAAAGGATGAATATTGGTACCCAGCCTCATAAATCACCAAAAATAAAACTTACCAGGTAGTACTGTAATGGGTTGGGCCAGATGTCATCCTTGATCACCTCCCCAAGTTCATCTGCACCAGCATCCGAGTGGTCAGTAAACCAGGTAAAAAAGCTCTCTGGTTCTTCATGTTGCCTCTTCCTACCAGCCTTGTTTTGTGTCTGACTTGAGCGTTTTGTTAGATCCTTAAAAAAACAAGCCAGTTTAGCCATGGATAAACTATATATAAACTATATTCAGCAGCATGAAAACCTGGCCAAGAGACCCCAATACTGAAAGCATAGCAAACATGGGATAGTCGAAGACAAGCACTTCAAAGTAATCAAAGGCAAAAATACTTTGGCAAAAAATGCAACAGGTAAGGAATAATACACAGCAAGACATAACAGACAAGGTAcacaaaatgaatgtttttttttagaataccATACCTTTCCTGTTTTCCATTTGATTTCTGTGGATTTTGAAGAAGGGTCGCCACTTTCATTCAAGTGAAACTCTTTTGAAAGGACTTTGTTTTCAAAGTATGGGTTTTCATCAAAGTACTGATATGACAAAAGTAAAAAGCATTTACTGTAAATTAAGTTTCAAAAACCCAACAGAACTTGCgtaaagtacattaaaatgttcttacaAAATCTATTCTGTATCCTGACTTGATGTCTTCAAATTCTGTCACCTCAACTCTGGTCAGGTAATGAAGtgcttcttcatcttcctctccAAGCAGAGCGGACactaaaaaacacaacacaacccTTTAAGACATCATATAACCAAATAAAAAGCACAACCATTTCACATGCAAGCCTCACTCTGGAGCAGACACTtgtaatcatatttttaaaaacttaccCTGTGGGTGGTTAACGAACGTCGTAACCCAGAAGTTTGGGATTTTGGCGATCAACTCTGATCTCTTCTGGAAAAATGGCTGACGTAGTTTGTTGTATTTCTGTTCTACCTTTAATATTTCCTCACTTGCCTGTTCATTCAATCTGAAAAAACATGCATTACAGTTATGACAATTCAACTGTCTTAATCCCAATCACGCTTGATCTTATCACACAGAAAAATAGTCCTTTACACAGTTAAAATAGAATTACAGAAACATTCCCTAGCAAATAAAGTACTGAATAATCGCAAAATATGAAGAATGTGTAATGATTACCTGTCAATTTCATTCTGTACTTCATCAATATGTTCAATTGCTTCCTGTTGCTCTTTCTCTGTAAAATACAAAGTTAATAGCAATTAGTTTACTTTTGCAAGTGTACAGATTGCCTGTTATCTCACTACTGGCAATTTAACAATTGAGGGAATGAAAATTTCAAAAGTATAAGAATTTCAAGACACCTGTGGGTTTGAGGTTCTGTATAACTGATATTCAGCTACTACTCTTATTTATACCATCCCATCCTATTACCAGTATATACTTCCCTGAGATCAACTGTGGCACAATTGGTTCCTCACTATGTTTTTGCAGTTGGTGACTATAAAGATCTAATTACCCATTAGGTTTTTTTATAATGGAACTACTAACAAAATCAAACTAAGAGtttttgtgatgatcaattttgcacTTTCTTCAATCACTTGTTGATATACAGTTCTCAGAGTAATGTTTACTCAATTGTTTACctttaagtcactttggataaaggtatGTGCTAAGCAAGTACAAGTAATTTATGAGCACAAGTCTGGAACAGTTCATACCCTATAGGTCACTGCCAAGGTGTCTCATGCACTTGAAAAGTacagtttattaaacattaagagTGAAATACTAAATATAGGAAATTgtgaatattataaaaaaatcaatgccCAACAGGTACAGTGCTTAAAGGACTGAAAGTTGTGTTAGTAAAAATGTATACTGTTGGACTCGCCGTGATATCTAGTTATCAAAGTAACTTTTTGGTGCTCATCCCTATTTTTAACCCACTTGAACCatgcccccccaaaaaaacacttAAGGAAATTAGTGGACCttattttgtgcagaaaattaaaTATGATAACAGGTTAAGCAAGCATCTTCAGAAAAACGattagaaggacttgaagttgtgcatatcaaattattccttttcacaaaattttgaaaaagtttggaacaacAACAAGCATGATGGGTGTCATTTTGAGACTGCTGATCATTAAGATGTTATATCCGACTCTACTAGTGGTCCTAACCCTCTACAAAGCTACTGCAATTGGgttaaaaatttacaaaatttcaaacataagcacgtGGACTATCAGACTTGTCTTCAGAGTAGGCGATTATGAAcaggtatatttttttttttactataaatgtTCTCTATGAACCTCTATCAGTGggtgaaaaaatgaaatttcaattaCAACCCAGAATGTTTAGCCATTAAACAGTTAAACAAAATGGCACGTTAAAACTTTTACACTTCTTATGAACATCCCGATTCACGGGAGCTACTGTTTATTTAGATTTATctaaacaaaacagtaaattGAACCATTCTGAATATAATACAAAGTATATATTAACCAATCATGTGTGCTAGGTTTTGGTGTACGCCAGGCTACAATCATCAATATGAATGCTTTACGCTAAAATCCAGTTGGAATAAGGATGCACTAAAATTACCAAGTTTACCAGGCAGCGTGACAGAAAATCGGCGCGTGAACTGAACACCATTTAACATTTGTAAACATGGCGGGAGAATCGTACACAAGAACTGCTTCCTAGAGATTAGTATGAATATGCCCCCAAGTCTGATAAATTCACTAGTGGAATCTCATTGCCGTTAAGTATAATGTAACCAAgattaacaacaaaagaaacggGGGTACAAACAAGCGAGCACACGCGCTTTCCTGGACGGCACCACGCTCATCtctttgtttttgcacatttttgttaattCCCTGAATGTTTATGTTTACACGTTGACCCGTGCAAAAAGTGAGATCTCCGCAAGTTCGCATATTTGCTAGCAGTTTGCGATGCTCTGGACAGCAGAGGTTCAGTTTCCTGCAGCCAGGGCCGCGTGGTTTGAATGAAGGCCTCGCGACTGCGCTTCCGATTTCGCCTCGCTGTTGAGCAGCAAGTCCTACAGATACCAGGAAAATCCCAATGAACGCACAATAATTTGCGCCTCACCACTCATTTCAATGCACTACGAAAAAACGAGGTCTGTTTTCATAGAATAATGAACACATATGTAGCTGGTACATCATGGcggagcagcaacaacaacaatgagAGGCGCATAGGCCGTGCAGTTGATCCAGCTTCAAAGACATTTCCCAACGTGCGTCCCAGGCTATTACGTCGCCTCATGGATGGCCAGTATACAACACAGACCATTTTTGAGAATCCAGAAGGTCCCCAAAGAGTCAATTCGGTACCTGTTCCCAAAGTACAACGTGCTTAGTACACAATGAAGCGGCACTTAGAAACATGGCCTCCGCTGCCGGTTTATCACCCACTACCACGGTTACCCTGGCGTAAGACAAGCGATGGAGCATATAGCCGCGGGACTAACGCGCAAACTATCGAATGGTTTTCATTCCCATTCCTAGCAATACGTCAATTTGGGAGCATCTGAAAAAACACACTACTTAAAAGACTCTAAGCTGATGAAAAATGGCGGTGCTCTGGAGGCCGCCATTCCTTTACCTGAGGTCTCGTCCGCTCCGTCATGGTTTGAGTTCAGCTCCTTTTTACTCACTTTCGCCGCCGACGCCGACATGTTTTTCCTGGACCTTACAAAGGAACAGATTCTGAAAAAGGCTTTTAATCAGTTCTATGCCTCGTCCGGAAAGAGAAAAGTTCGAAATTGATTTCTTTCCGGAGGGAAAATATCTACGAATAAAGCGTGTCTCGCGCTCCTCTACTGTATAAAAGCGAGAGAGACTCAACACACGCGCCACCAAGAGAGCTCGAGCTCACTCACGCGCTCCCTTCTTCTCGACGCACGCGCCCGGCCGAATGGAAATCGGAGAAACAAATCCCGCCTCTCTAAAAGGCTGGCCTCTGGTCACACCCATGCCGCTTTAGGAAGAGCGCGTTGATTTGCCAATCTCTGAAAAGAGGGCCGGGTTATCCAACCCAAAAGGGGCGTGGAAAGATACGAAGGAGAATAAGGAGGGAAAAAACGAAATTCGGGACTCGCGCGCTCCGGCAGACTCGAGTTCAGCGCGGCGCGCTCACAGGCCCTGTGCGTGTGCTCGGATTGGCCTGCGTCCCAGGCATTGTCACGtggctctttcattttttttttttcctcctcctcctcctctctcgtTTTCTCCCTCCTGAAGCTTTAACAAAGAGAGGAAATTCCTGCCATGTTACCATCGAATCGTGCATTTTATGTTTgatgaaaaaatatgtaatagTTAAATTGCTGGATCGCGAATGTAGGGTTTGTGTAAAGAATAAGATACCGAAGATCGTGTTTTGAAAATCACATTTGAAAGGGGTAAAAAATATTAGGGGAcgaattattttattacatattatcCGAAATctggaaataaaatcaaaaataatcatAACAATCATCATAAAATATCTACCAATAAAGCCAATGTATGATTACCGAGTGAAGCCAAATTTTATGTCATAAACACAATCGTAGATAAATTAGAAACTCTAAAATAGTGAACGTTAGTAACAAAGGTAGAAGCGCTATAATTGGATGGTTGCGTCACAAAATACTAATAGGTTCTTCTGTCGCCAAAGGGGTTGACAAAACCATATTCACTACCTAACTTCTTTTTTATAGTCAGGAGCGTGAGGAGTCTAAGCTTTTTCTCTGGATGTCAGGCGTGAAGCGGACTCAGCCCGGGACGGAACTGCATCCCACCACAAGGCAAACTCATTCACTGTTTTACATAGCTTAGAGATTGATTAATTAGTCAGTTATTACTCTAACTGACAGCCAGATGATCTTGACTGGGAACGGCGGAATAGTTTAAGGTGATCCAGTGTCCTGGACTTGCGGCCCGACCATTGTGTAGACTGTACGTATTCGTGTGCGCGTGgtttttcctctgggtgctctctTTTAAACTCTCGTTCGTAAAATGTGAACGTAAGGTTAGTTGGACCCTTAAAAGTGCCACAATAGAGTCTGGTGCTGTGGTGTTTTCCGCAAAGGACTTGCGCCCCGTCTATCGGGGTTGCTTTCTCTTCTGCGCCCTGTGCTGCCAGGAATGGGGTTGGACGCCTGCATTTCTGAACAGCGTTGATAACGGTCTTAGAAATGCACTGATGTAAATTATGTGACGATTATTATGCTTACGATCATAAACCCTGATTATAAGGAGGAAGAACTGCTAAGTACAAAGTGGAAAGCAAGCTGATCGTCACCTGTGACAGCCCAAGGAAATCTGACTAATGTTAATTCCACATATATTTTCATGTGGCGAGTTTGATCTTAAAACTCAATGGTCCTTCCGATTCGCAAAGATTATCAATCTAATTAGATTTACTGTACTTCGACCTGCATGCCATTCTTCAATGcccgttatctatctatctatctatctatctatctatctatctatctatctatctatctatctatctatcatatagtgtcagtaaatacagtaagttaaaagcagaataaaataGAATTTGCATATTATGGGTTTACtgatccccgtgtctgcgtgggtttccttcgggcactccggtttcctcccacattccaaagacatgcaggttaggtggattggcgattctaaattggccctagtgtgtgcttggtgtgtgggtgtgtttgtgtgtgtcctgcggtgggttggcaccctgcccgggattggtccctgccttgtgccctgtgttggctgggattggctccagcagacccccgtgaccctgtgttcggattcagcgggttggaaaatggatggatggatgggtttactgatgacattaacattttcaaatgGATATGGGATGGTAGGGTAGGGAAGTGTTGTTAATGGgaaattatttattgacttactTTCAGGAATTAGTTGTGGTTGatggttatttttgattttccgctttgcttctttattttaatttcatgtatAATTGCtcttacttttcttttgtttaataaaggaattttatcaataaaaatatctaatacatggcacctttcaaatctatctatctatctatctatctatctatctatctatctatctatctatctatctgtctgtctgtctgtctgtctgtctgtctgtctgtctgtctgtctgtctgtctgtctgtctgtctgtctgtctatttgtgtGCACTGCTTGTGAAGTATGCAcgtttttttccatgcaaatgtGAAGTTTCTCTGCTCAGGCTTTCTCCTCTATATAAAAATCCatctggtgattctaaactgccCCTTCATTAATTGGGTTTACTGGATGTCCTGGATTGATAATGGTCGGGAATAAGTGTATGGATAAAATACGCAGCATGCATAGATTTTGCATCGTGATATTAATCTATAAAGTTTATTCTGATAGTGGACATGAAGTAAATTCTTACGAAATGAAAATGATTGTTGTATATACTTTTAACCTAACATAGTGGAACTTGAATGTTTTAACGCGAGGTTTCGGAGATCATCATTCTCATAATTTAAAGACCTGTGATCACCTGGATTGAAGACCTTGGAACTGGTACAGCATGATACGCGTGTATACGCGATGTATGCTGAAACGATGTCGCTATACGGTCAGTTCCCATTTTGCTGATATTTTTGCCAGAATTTGCTCCGGCTCTCTGTAGTCCAAGGGAGTTAAGAAGACAAATGGATTTTATTAACAGATTTTTGATTTGTGAAGCATGTGTTTGGAAATAATACACATTTATTACAAgatcatgatgatgatgacaataacagcaacaacatGTTGTTAATAGTAATATAATAATGATGGTAGAAATACACCTCGCATTTATTATAAAATCAAAATGATGATGgttataacaacaataacaaagatAATAATGCTACTTTGATGCACACGtacagcaaaattttaaatacatggTATGCGACggcatgataaaaaaataatgcattaaataCTTAGAGCAACTCGGTTTTATCTAAGGcagtgtaatttttttataaatattctctAGGGACAGTCGCCTGTATTCAGTATATCCATCCGTTTCCTAAACCCATTTATCCAGATTAGAGTCCTTGTCCCAGTAAGCATTAGGCAAAAGGCAATAGCAAAGACAGAGAGGCAGTTCATCGCAAGTCGAAGACGTACATCAGGGGCCAACTATAGCATCGTTAATTCACCCATGCGGCTCTATGAGAGAAAACATgagaacccagaggaaactcacaaaGAAACGCGGAGAACTTGAAAAATCCATGGTGGAAATACGCGGAACTTGAACCCAGGTCTCGTTAGTGCGGGGCACCAACGCTATACTGCTCCATCTATATTATGTTCAGTTTCTAATGAAGATGGTTACAAAGAGGATAAAGGAGAGTTATACCTTGGGACAGGGACTAAAAGTATTCCTTTCACAACGGTTTCATCCTTAATTTACTCTAAAGTTCCTAATGTTTGGTGTGAAAGCATAGCCATTTGAATATAAAGGAATATGGCTTTTAGAGGGGCCCATGTGGAACATCGCTACTTCTTCACTTGACAGGTCTATCTCAACTCACAGCTCGCCCCTCCACAGTGTATGCAGAGACTTTAAAATCTAGCTATTTGGTGACCCGTTATTGTCATAATATAAGTGACTGAAATATTACAAAttctggttctttactgggttgtgtggttcctcatagctaCGTTGCTTGATcaagcaccatttaattctgcgacgggttctttgcatataaagctggttctttgtgctttgaaaaacttcctaatatgtagaaaaaaatatgtaatgtatGTTGGGATGCAGGACCCTAACAGACTAAGAACACCTGCACTTAATGGAtgaatgcagcaagagtcctttaaaatTCTGGagtcattggtatttcacaaatctgttaccatctgtttgTGGTTACTCTCTGTGGATCCTGTttaagatctaaataaataaaagttctttcaggTACATTCAAGTGGATGGATCTTTTGGGAACTATGAttagttcccctatggcattgctctgaagaaccactctggcacctttatcttTAAGAGTATTCTCATTTAACTTGCAACTCTAAACTGCCTTCCTAACTGTGTattgtgtgcatgaatgtgccaAGTGATGGCTTGGCATCCTGTTCAGATACAAAATGACATTGCATCTCTACAAGGCATGTGCATGGAAAAGGAAATCGACCAGAAATTGCCTGAAGTAAAGGGTACATCTTACTTTGAGATGGTTCAAGAGAACCATTTGTTCTGAGATGGCAGTGGGTCCTATACACATCTTCAGATTTTCCAAAGGCAttgtaagccactagggggcgtactgccaccctaaccccctacacagacaggcagaacacAACTTCAACTCACCGCCTGCGTTTATTTACAATCAAAAGTTCACAAACCACCAACACCacactgatatacagtacattccctTAGCTGCtgccagtccatccgcctccactcttcctcaggctttgCCCACtccttcctcccgattctggccccccaatagagtgaggtggctcctcttattcaggtccagGTGGCTcgtcagtattacctggaatcactcccaggtgcgctgcagctccccctggtggcccccacggaacccaacagggtttcACCAAACTCCAGTTTCTGACATGCCCTGCAGGATTCTGTGGGCTTCCCTCtaatgtcccaggggaggtattgcctcatcaatgccctctcccctggtccttccactttgTTGGTGACCCCAGCCAGGTAGTGGCCGTGGCCGCCCATCACAGTGTCGataaagacagacagaaataaaGTGCTGAAAATGCAATTGGATAAATCACAACCCAGGTGGGTTATTTACACAAGTTAAGTGAATTAATCTTGCAGTTGAACTGTCTTATTGTTGTAAAGTGCCATTTGGGAAAAGGAGAATCCAGAAGTTTTCAGGTCCCTGTTTAACAAGTAAAAGTCAATGATGATGGCACTTGGCAACGTGTTATTATCTTGTTAGCTTtgtaagtaagaatttacagACGTGGAGAAATAACTCAATGAAAATGTCTTGTACACCTCTtgaaaaataattcaatgaaAAGCAACCATTCCCTGtgtacctgcatgtctttgagatgtcatggacaaaaccctaacacttgcctttaaggcca from Erpetoichthys calabaricus chromosome 9, fErpCal1.3, whole genome shotgun sequence carries:
- the setb gene encoding SET nuclear proto-oncogene b, producing the protein MSASAAKVSKKELNSNHDGADETSEKEQQEAIEHIDEVQNEIDRLNEQASEEILKVEQKYNKLRQPFFQKRSELIAKIPNFWVTTFVNHPQVSALLGEEDEEALHYLTRVEVTEFEDIKSGYRIDFYFDENPYFENKVLSKEFHLNESGDPSSKSTEIKWKTGKDLTKRSSQTQNKAGRKRQHEEPESFFTWFTDHSDAGADELGEVIKDDIWPNPLQYYLVPDMDDEEGEGEEEDEEEEEEEGLEDIDEEGDEDDGEEDEDDDDGEEGEEDDGEDD